TAGCAAGGTTCTGACTACATCAAGAGGAACTATAGGGTATCTTGCGCCAGAGTGGCTTAGTGGAGTTGCTGTTACAGCAAAAGTTGATGTCTACAGCTTTGGTATGGTATTGTTGGAGATCATTTCAGGAAGGAGGAACTCACCTAACCAAGGATACACTAGCAGCAGCTACCATGTTGCTTTTTTCCCTGTACGAGCAGTCAGCAAGCTCCATGAGGGAGATGTGCAGAGTTTAGTGGATCCACAATTACATGGCAACTTTAATTTGGAAGAGGCTGAAAGGTTTTGCAAAGTTGCATGTTGGTGCATCCAGGATAATGAGTGTGATCGGCCGACAATGATTGAAGTGGTCCGGGCTCTTGAGGGCCTACATGGGCTTGATATGCCCCCGATGCCAAGACTACTTGCAGCTATAACAGAATGCTCTGATGGAGCTTCAATATTGTAATTTGCTAATGCTTCATAGTTAGCGGCAATGTTCAAATTTCTAATGTGGATTGGAAGGAATAAGGCAAGTCAGGCTTTCACTTGTTAAACTGTACATACGATGgatctctttttttatttttcaatgaTCCCAATTATGGAAGGACTAGAAATATGTGTTTATTCTCTCGATGGGGCAGTTGATGCGTACCAATCCTAAAGCTAGAGGAAGAAGGTATACACCACTACTTACCATTTTCTTTAGAGATGTCACTTCTAAGTTTCTTGTTGAAAAATGCCATTACTAAGTTAGGCTGTCTGATGTATGACATTACGGATCGGAGGATTACtggcccattttttttcctgATGTGCTCCTTCATCTGGTTCCATATTTTCATATGTATCAGTGCTGCTACCAAATTCTTGATTCTTGTTTCCCATTGGTTCGACCCAGCAAAACTAGAAGCATCAGCCTGTACGATTCATTCTGCCTACCTGCTCACCATTTACCTCTGAAGGAAAAGTTTCATGCCTATTCTTCTATCAATCCAATGAAGCATCAAAACTTGAGGTGAGGTGTGGTACGCAATACTTGAAGTCCCACAATAGCAGTATATATGAGCCAAGTTCTAATGCATTCTGTCCCACCTAACAATAAAGTTTATTCTGTTGACCCATCAGTGAGAAGAAAGGCCAGAGGCACCTTTATATCTGAATGATGGCAAATTTCTGCCAATCTTGCTCAGAAGTTCAATTCCTAAAGACAAAACCATTAGGTGAAAAATACTTTAATTGTCTAATATAGATGCACCCAAAGTAATTGTTTCTCTTGGTACTAGCAGTAAAGATGTTTGGAAGATGTCGAGCTACTGTGAAGATTATTCAAGTGGGCACAAACAAGTGGCTTCAAGGTATAATGTGAACAAAAGGAAAATGTAGTTAGTTTCTAATGTTGGCATTAAGAATCATTGCCTGCTATTGTTTTAGGATTCTTGCCTGTCAAACTTTTATGCCTTTGATTTTGATTATCACTAAATAAAAATTATTGCAGATTGGAAACACAAGGTTGATGTGTTAAccatgaaaaatattttcataattttttaatagAAACTGGTAGACAAAGTATCACCACGTTGACTATATCGATGTGTCTAAACACCTACTTATATTTTGGGTTAGGGAGTATATACTGTTGTTGTAAAACAAAGTCAATCTACAGTGTTTTCACTCTTGTGTTCTTGAGTTTGTGATCTGTGTGACTGAGTGCTACAAACTGATTTCTTAACTTATACTATTTCTTAACATATATCCCCCTTGCCTCGTATCAACTAGTTAGTACAAGTGGCAGGCAGCCCAAGTGGGCAGTGCTGAACATGCATGCAGTTGACGTGCAGCGTTCCTCGCTGTTACTTCCCCGTTagctgagattttttttttaaaaaaagcttCCCCGTTAGCTGAACATGCATGCAATTCAAGTTGCAAATtatgggccgtgtttggatggcccatgaaaaaaaatttatgaaaatttttcgatgctttgaccactaattaaaggtattaaataaaatctaattacgaaaccacctccacaatTATGGTACTATAGCAGTTACTGTAGATAACGAGGTCTTCGATCGTACACTTAGGGGATGATTACacacggttactgtagcatcactgtagccaaccatgatggaacttgacttattagattcgtctcgaaaagttacactcatccgtgaaaaaaattcacaaataaatttcgtttaatacttcatgcatgcattcgtctttttatgaaaaaaaattagtgTGTCTTCCAAACACGACCATGATTAagtagattcattagattcgtcttgcgatttacaactcatctgtgtaaaaaattttgtaaacatattttatttaataattttaTATAGTAAAATTCTCTTTAATGTGATGGgtgtaaaatttttgggaaGAGAACTAAACACTCCTAGATGACGTAATGATGGGAGTATGATGATTCAACCTCGTCTTAAGTCTTAACGCCATTGGTCTTGGTCTTCATCGCAAGTCCTGGTGCCAGCATTGTTTGGGCCTGGGGTGGTTGATGGCGTGATAGACGCGGGACCTCGTACCATGAAGGACAGTACTAGCCGCTAGCGGGGACCTCGATGTTGACTTGACGGACTTCAGGTAACGAGAACCTGCAAATCTTTATGTTTGATACCCTGACTAAACATTAGTCTGGTCACATGAAAAAGAATCTTACATAATTTTaatatttagaaatattaaataaaatctaattataaaactaattgtacaAATGAGTGCTAATTCGTGAGACAAATCTAAAGAgggtaattaattcataattagcggatagttactttagcatcactgtagcaaattatgaatcaAGTACTccaattagattcgtctcgcaaattagcacctatctatgcaaaaagttttgtaaccatattttatttaataatatttCTAAATGACAAAATTCTGTTTGATGTGACATAGACTAAAATTTAGTACCACTAGTGTTCTCTTTATACGGCTGTTTAGCCTGTTTACGTACACTATGTAAATGCTATAACGTGACTAGCCGTGCCCATTTAATCACTTATCTAGCCTATTTAATGATCGTTTAACCAGATAAAATAGCTGTTTAGACTCGAAAAAGAACTAAACGATAGCCAACCAACTGTTTAGCCTTCAATGTTTATGATAGCACTTTGTTGCCGTATCTTCCCCGCCCGGCTGTCTGTGTGTCAGCTGGACATGCATGCAGTCCTTGGTTCCACCGATGGAGTTCATATCCTGTGCCACTGCCACCTTTTTCTATATATACATAAGAGACTCCTTTTATCTTCTCCCAGCAGCAGAGCAGCATATGCGCACCATCAGCAGCCAATCACAGATACTCCTCTGTTCCATCTCCAGTCGATTCCCTTCTCCATGCCTCTGATGGCTCTCCTCTACATACTACTCGGTGGCCTTCTCTTGTCTTCCATGCACACTCCTTCATGTTCTGCCGCACCGGCAAATGGCGATACTCTCGTGGCAGGTCAGTCGCTTGCTGCCGGTGACAAGCTTGTATCAAAAAATGACAAGTTCGCGCTTGGCTTCTTCCAGTTCCAGCCACCACCAACTGCCATCATCAGTAAGTCCACTgacaccgccgccaccactaccacctcctcctcttcccttgGCTGGTACCTTGGCATCTGGTTCAATAAGATCCCAGTTTTCACCCCTGTTTGGGTTGCTAATAGGGAGAAGCCCATTAGCTACCCTGAGCTCAAGCTGACACAACTCAAAATCTCAAGAGATGGCAATCTTGCCATCATCCTCTCAAACAATGCCACCACTGAGTCAATAATCTGGTCTACTACTCACTTTGTCAATAGGTCAATAGAAACCAACACTAAAGGTACTAGCGCCATTCTCATGAACACCGGAAACCTTGCCCTCGTAGCAGAAAGCCCATCTAATGGAGTGCCGTTGTGGCAGAGCTTTGACTATCCAACAGATGTCGGGATTCCTGGCGCCAAATTAGGCCGGAACAAGGTCACTGGTTTAAAATGGCAGTTCATCTCAAAGAAGAGCATGATAGATCCCGGTCTTGGCTCATACAAACTCGAGATAAACAACAACGGGGTGATGCTCCTCGAGCGCCGCAAACCCCCCTTTGTATTGTATTGGTCTTGGCCATCTGGAAAGTTAGCGAATACACTTATACCAGTACTGAATGGGTTGCTAGACTCAGATCCACGGACCAAAGGTTTGTTGAAACCGGCATATTTCAACAATGATGAAGAGGAGTACTTCACGTACACCTCATTGAATGAATCATCATCCTCATTTGTCTCATTAAACACCTCTGGTCAGGTTCAGCTGCATGTTTGGTCACAAGCCAAACAATTTTGGGAACTAATATATTCCCAGCCTTCTGATTTATGCACTACATATGCTGTCTGTGGACCATTCACGGTCTGCAAGGACAACTCAAGTCCATCCTGTGATTGTATGGAGACCTTCTCTCGGAAGTCACCTAAGGATTGGGAGCTTGGTGATTGGACTGGAGGGTGTGTCCGAAATACTCCCCTAGACTGCACAACTAGTAACAGAAACATGACACACTCAACAGATGTGTTCCATAGCATACCTTGTGTTACATTGCCATACGATCCCCGAAGCATAGAAGATGCTATCACCCCAAGCGATTGCGCAAGAGCTTGTCTTAACGACTGCTCCTGCACAGCTTATTCCTTTAAGAATAATAGATGCTCTATTTGGCTTGGGGATTTGCTTAATCTAAACCAGGATGATGGAAGTGCTATTACTTCTGAATATGTTCTTTACATTCGCCTTGCTACAAGTGATTTGCAAAGTCTTacaaaaaacagcaaaagaataCCAAGAGTTGTTATTGCTGCAAGCATTGCTAGTTTTGGGTTACTTATGGTCGTGTCGCTAGTGATTTGGAGTAAGAAATTCAAGTGGTGTGGTGCACCATTACATGGAATTCAAGGTTGCCGTGGTGGAATTATAGCCTTTAGATACACTGATTTAGGTCATGCTACTAAACGTTTCTCTGAAAGGCTTGGAGGTGGTGGTTTCGGTTCTGTATTCAAGGGAGTCTTAGGTGACAAGACTATTATAGCTGTGAAAAGGCTTGATGGTGCCCGTCAGGGAGAGAAGCAATTCAGGGCCGAGGTGAGCTCAATTGGATTGATCCAACATATCAACCTAGTGAAATTGATTGGTTTCTGCTGCGAAGGTGATAAGAGGCTACTTGTGTATGAACACATGCCAAATGGATCTCTAGATGCCCATCTATTTCAGAGCAGTGCTACTATCCTAAATTGGAGCATCAGGTATCAAATTGCTACAGGAGTTGCTAGAGGATTGTCCTACTTGCATGAGAGTTGCCATGAATGCATCATACACTGTGACGTTAAGCCAGAAAACATACTTCTAGATTCATCGTTTGTTCCTAAGATCGCAGACTTTGGGATGGCGGCTATTGTAGGACGGGATTTCAGCCGAGTTCTGACTACATTCAGAGGCACTGCAGGGTATCTTGCCCCGGAATGGCTTAGCGGAGTAGCTATTACACCAAAAGTCGACGTATATAGCTTCGGCATGGTACTGATGGAAATCATATCAGGAAGGAGGAATTCACCTGAAGTTTACACCAGCAATAGTTATCACGCTGCTTATTTCCCTGTGCAAGCCATCAGCAAGCTTCATGCGGGAGATGTGCAGAGTTTGGTGGATCCGCTGTTACGTGGTTGCTTTGATTTGGAAGAGGCTTAAAGGGTTTGCAAAGTTGCATGTTGGTGCATCCAAGATAATGAGTTTGATCGGCCAACAATTGGTGAAGTGGTCCGTGTTCTTGAGGGTCTACAGGAGCTTGATATGCCCCCAGTGCCAAGACTTCTTGCAGCTATAACTGAGCACTCTAATGAAGCTTTAGTATGAGAATTCACAGGCACTTCGTTGTTGGTGTTAGTAAAACTTTGTTTCAACAAATTTGAAAGTTAAGGCAAGGTTGTAAAGTTGTGTATGCTGTATAGTTTGTGGTCTACCTACTACTGTCTTATTTATGCTTCTTACCGATTGTTGTGGTAAGCAAGCAAATATTTGTACTAGCAAAATATGGGCAGTGTGTTTTGTTGAGATGGGATAGCGGACATGTACTCTTAAGTTGAAGATGGAAATTTGAAATTTGCTACTATTTATTTGGAAAAACCTGATATATGGCCACTACTTGCTGCTTTGTTTAGAGATTTATCACTTCTAGTTGATTACTGAAGTGTGACATTGCAGAGGGTTTGGAAATTTTTTGCCATGTAGAGCGCCCGCGCCttcagattttttattttttattattattattatttttgctTCCGATGCATTGTTGCTGCGAATACTGTGCTCCATGCCCACCTTTCATCGTTACTAGTACATTGTTGTTTGGCAGCAGTGGCTGCTGGACCAAATAAATGCGATGATTGAGGCTGTGCAGCAGCGCATTTCATCGCTTGGGAACCTGACCTGGCCGGACTCGTGCTTGACTTGCATCCATCATCCATGCGCTGTTGGAAGAGCTGGCGCCAGCTGCGTTGTCTTTGTCTGGGCCTGACCGGAGAGGTCGACCCATCTGCGGGAAGCTTGCTGGGAACGAAGAAGATGCGGGCCTTGACGCCTGTAGCATAGGCCTAAGGCCGTCCACAACGGGCCGAGCAAACTCAGGAGCATCTCCTCCTCGATTTCCACGCCccctctgtctacagtgccaaacagtacatctacagtgccaaacagtacatttgctccttcatttgctcTTCTCGCTGTGGACAGTCTAATAGTAGCTACACCTGCCTGCCCGGCGCATGTTTTTGGTGACTGATGCGCCACGTCGCCGAGCTACCCGCGGCCAGCGCGCCACCGCACCGCACATACACTAGTATAGAACAGGCTTTGATCTCCATATTTGTCCCGGCCACCGTTAGATCC
The nucleotide sequence above comes from Panicum virgatum strain AP13 chromosome 3K, P.virgatum_v5, whole genome shotgun sequence. Encoded proteins:
- the LOC120697270 gene encoding G-type lectin S-receptor-like serine/threonine-protein kinase At2g19130, whose protein sequence is MFMIALCCRIFPARLSVCQLDMHAVLGSTDGVHILCHCHLFLYIHKRLLLSSPSSRAAYAHHQQPITDTPLFHLQSIPFSMPLMALLYILLGGLLLSSMHTPSCSAAPANGDTLVAGQSLAAGDKLVSKNDKFALGFFQFQPPPTAIISKSTDTAATTTTSSSSLGWYLGIWFNKIPVFTPVWVANREKPISYPELKLTQLKISRDGNLAIILSNNATTESIIWSTTHFVNRSIETNTKGTSAILMNTGNLALVAESPSNGVPLWQSFDYPTDVGIPGAKLGRNKVTGLKWQFISKKSMIDPGLGSYKLEINNNGVMLLERRKPPFVLYWSWPSGKLANTLIPVLNGLLDSDPRTKGLLKPAYFNNDEEEYFTYTSLNESSSSFVSLNTSGQVQLHVWSQAKQFWELIYSQPSDLCTTYAVCGPFTVCKDNSSPSCDCMETFSRKSPKDWELGDWTGGCVRNTPLDCTTSNRNMTHSTDVFHSIPCVTLPYDPRSIEDAITPSDCARACLNDCSCTAYSFKNNRCSIWLGDLLNLNQDDGSAITSEYVLYIRLATSDLQSLTKNSKRIPRVVIAASIASFGLLMVVSLVIWSKKFKWCGAPLHGIQGCRGGIIAFRYTDLGHATKRFSERLGGGGFGSVFKGVLGDKTIIAVKRLDGARQGEKQFRAEVSSIGLIQHINLVKLIGFCCEGDKRLLVYEHMPNGSLDAHLFQSSATILNWSIRYQIATGVARGLSYLHESCHECIIHCDVKPENILLDSSFVPKIADFGMAAIVGRDFSRVLTTFRGTAGYLAPEWLSGVAITPKVDVYSFGMVLMEIISGRRNSPEVYTSNSYHAAYFPVQAISKLHAGDVQSLVDPLLRGCFDLEEA